Proteins from a single region of Hermetia illucens chromosome 3, iHerIll2.2.curated.20191125, whole genome shotgun sequence:
- the LOC119650730 gene encoding high affinity copper uptake protein 1 — MDSPCRMNMYFHARACEKILWDSWQAYTVPKFVGSCIAIAIITFAYEGLKFVRDWLHMKNMEAEKSVLLSKENHSGSTECCAAPRQRTVLQQMFNWPHVIQTLLHMIQVTISYALMMIIMLCNYWLWLAIILGAGAGYFCFGWIKKNKAGGSECCY, encoded by the coding sequence TTCCACGCCCGTGCCTGCGAAAAGATCCTATGGGACAGTTGGCAAGCTTATACAGTTCCAAAGTTCGTGGGGTCCTGCATTGCAATTGCTATAATAACATTCGCATATGAAGGCTTGAAATTCGTACGAGATTGGCTCCATATGAAGAATATGGAAGCTGAAAAATCGGTGCTTTTGTCGAAGGAGAACCATAGCGGGTCTACGGAATGTTGTGCAGCCCCAAGGCAGCGGACTGTTCTCCAACAAATGTTTAATTGGCCGCATGTAATCCAGACTCTATTACATATGATTCAAGTAACCATTTCCTATgcattgatgatgatcattatGCTATGCAATTATTGGCTGTGGTTGGCGATTATACTTGGGGCAGGTGCCGGTTATTTCTGCTTTGGCTGGATCAAGAAAAACAAGGCGGGCGGAAGTGAGTGCTGCTACTAA